TTCACGCCGACGCCCGTGGCTGGATAATCTCCGCAGGCCTCATCGTGCTGATTCTGCTGGCCTGCGGTGCGGTACGGATCCTGAAAAAATCGGGGCGGCTTCACGCTGGCTTGCCACGGCAATAATACCTCTCTCTGCCTCATTAATGCCCTCAGCTCAGTAGCATATGCAAAAAGCGAGGGTAATCCCTGTTTCACCGCCTACTATTATTTCTCGCACGTATAAAAACAACGCTATAGATGTGGAGGCAATTATGAGCAATCAGAGCAACGAAGCGGACAGAGGACCGTACGATTTCAGCGTAACCCGTCGGGTGCTGATCAAGGCCAGCGCGGCGTCTGCGGCAGCGGCGGCCATTTCACCCTCCGTTGCGATCGGCGCGGGGGAGTCTCCGGTAACGCCACCGCCTGAAACGATGCCAGTCTCGTTCAAGGTCAACGGTGAAGTTCATCAGCTTGAACTGGATACGCGCACCACCCTGCTCGACGCCCTGCGCGAACATCTGCACCTCACCGGCAGTAAAAAAGGGTGCGATCACGGCCAGTGCGGGGCCTGTACCGTTATCGTTGACGGTCGCCGAATCAACTCCTGCCTGACCCTTGCCGTGATGCACCAGGATGCCGAGATCACCACTATTGAAGGACTGGGCACGCCGGATAACCTGCACCCGATGCAGGCCGCCTTTGTGAAACACGATGGCTTTCAGTGCGGCTACTGCACGCCAGGGCAGATATGCTCGTCAGTGGCGGTGCTGAAAGAGATTGAAGCAGGTATTCCCAGCCATGTGACCGTAGATCTGGTCTCCTCTCCACAGGCAACGCCGGATGAGATCCGCGAGCGGATGAGCGGCAATATCTGCCGCTGCGGGGCCTATAGCAATATCCTCGCCGCCATTGATGACGTTGCCGGAGGGCTGAAATCATGAAGGCGTTTACCTATGAGCGCGTCAACACCCCGGCGGAAGCGGCAGCCAGCGCCGGGCGTACCCCCCACGCTAAATTTATTGCGGGCGGCACCAACCTGCTCGATCTCATGAAGCTGGAGATCGAGGCTCCGCTGCACCTCATTGATATTAACAGCCTGGCGCTGGATAAAATTGAACAGACTTCCGAAGGCGGCCTGCGCATCGGTGCCCTGGTGCGTAATACCGATCTGGCAGCCGATGAGCGGGTACGTCGCGACTACGCGGTGCTCTCCCGGGCCCTGCTGGCCGGTGCGTCTGGGCAGCTGCGTAACCAGGCCACCACGGCGGGCAACCTGCTTCAGCGCACCCGCTGCCCCTACTTCTATGACACTAACCAGCCCTGCAACAAGCGTCTTCCCGGCAGCGGCTGCGCGGCGCTGGAGGGGTTCAGCCGCCAGCATGCGGTAGTGGGCACCAGCAAAGCCTGCATTGCCACTCACCCCAGCGATATGGCCGTCGCCATGCGCCTGCTTGATGCGGTGGTAGAGACGGTACGCCCGGATGGTCAAACGCGAGCGATCCCTATCGCCCAATTTTACCGTGCGCCGGGTACGACGCCGCACATTGAGACAGACCTCGCGCCTGGGGAGCTGATCACCGCCGTCACCCTGCCAGCGCCGGTGGGCGGGAGCCATATCTACCGCAAAGTGCGGGATCGGGCCTCCTACGCCTTCGCGCTGGTCTCCGTCGCCGCCATCGTGCAGCAGGACGGCAGCGGCCGGATCGCGCTGGGGGGCGTAGCTCATCAGCCCTGGCGTCGGGACGATGCCGATGCGGCGGTGGCTCAGGGTGCGCAGGCGGTCTATGACCGGCTGTTTGCCGAGGCCCAGCCTACCCATGAGAACGCATTTAAATTAACCCTGGCGAAGCGCACCATCGCCTCGGTGCTGGCAGAAGCGAGGGCATAAAGCGATGAAATTTGATAATCCAGCCACGGAAAACCCTATCGATCAAATGAAGGTGGTCGGCCGCCCACACGATCGCATCGATGGCCCGCTAAAAACTACCGGCACCGCGCACTATGCCTACGAGTGGCATGACAAAGTGCCCAACGCCGCCTACGGCTACGTGCTCGGGGCGGGGATCGCCAAAGGGCGAATTAACAATATTGATATTCAGGCCGCCCGCAGCGCGCCGGGCGTGCTGGCTGTGGTCACCGCTGACAATGCAGGAAAACTCGGCAAAGGTGAAAAGAATACCGCCATTCTGCTCGGCGGCCCGGAGATCCAGCACTATCACCAGGCCATCGCCGTAGTCGTCGCGGAGACCTTCGAGCAGGCACGTGCGGCAGCGTCACTGATCGAGGTAGATTACCAGCGGGATCGGGGCGAATACGATTTAGCGGAAGTTAAACCCAGCGTCACCGCTCCGCAGAAGGATCAGCCGGACAGCGTGACCGGTGATTTTACTACCGCCTTTGCCTCGTCTCCGGTCAAGCTCGACGCGACCTACACTACGCCGGATCAGAGCCATATGGCGATGGAGCCGCACGCCTCTATGGCGGTCTGGGAGGGGGATAAGCTTACCGTCTGGACCTCTAACCAGATGATTGACTGGTGCCGCTCCGACCTCGCGCTAACGCTGAATATGCCGAAAGAGAACATCCGCGTGCTGTCGCCCTACATCGGTGGCGGCTTTGGCGGCAAGCTGTTCTTGCGCAGCGATGCCCTGCTGGCCGCGCTGGGTGCACGGGCAGCGAAGCGTCCGGTAAAGGTGATGCTCTCCCGACCGCTGATCCCTAACAATACCACTCACCGCCCGGCCACCATCCAGCAGGTGCGGATTGGCACCGACGAAGCCGGGCATATTACCGCCATTGCCCATGAGAGCTGGTCCGGCAACCTGCCGGAAGGCGAGCCAGAGACCGCCGTCCAGCAGACAAACTTTCTCTATGCTGGCGCGAACCGCCACACCGGCCTGCGGCTGGCGGAGCTGGATCTGCCCGAGGGCAATGCCATGCGTGCCCCAGGTGAAGCGCCGGGCATGATGGTGCTGGAGATAGCTATCGACGAGATCGCCGAGAAGGCAGGCGTCGATCCGGTGGAGTTCCGCATTCTGAACGATACCCAGGTCGACCCCACCAATCCGGATCGCCCCTTCTCCCGCCGCCAGCTGGTAGAGTGCCTGCGTACCGGCGCTCAACACTTTGGCTGGCAGCAGCGCAATCCCACGCCGAGGCAGATCCGCGACGGGCGCTGGCTGGTGGGCATGGGGGTCGCCGCCGGTTTTCGTAATAACCTGGTGATGACCTCCGGGGCGCGGGTGCATCTTGATGCCGAGGGTACGCTCACCGTTGAGACCGACATGACCGACATCGGCACCGGCAGCTACACCATCATTGCCCAGACGGCAGCCGAAATGCTGGGCCTGCCGCTGGAGAAGGTGGTGGTGCAACTCGGGGATTCAACCTTCCCAGTCTCTGCCGGATCGGGAGGCCAGTGGGGGGCCAACAGCTCCACAGCAGGCGTCTATGCCGCCTGCGTTAAGCTGCGCGAAGCGGTGGCAAACAAGCTTGGGTTTGATCCGCAAAATGCGGTCTTTGCCGATGGCAACGTCAGCGCGGATGGCCGCAGCGCTCCGCTCACCGATGCCGCAGCAGCCGGGACGCTCAGCGCTGAAGACACCATCGAGTTTGGCGACCTGCAGGAGAAGTACCAGCAGTCCACCTTTGCCGGACACTTTGTCGAGGTCGGCGTGGATATCGCCACCGGAGAGGTGCGGGTGCGCCGAATGCTGGCCGTCTGCGCCGCCGGGCGGATCCTCAACCCGAAAACGGCGCGCAGCCAGGTGATCGGGGCGATGACCATGGGCCTCGGCGCGGCATTAATGGAGGAGCTGGCGGTGGATACCCGGCTGGGCTACTTCGTCAATCACGATCTCGCCGCCTATGAGGTGCCGGTCCATGCCGATATCCCAGTGCAGGAGGTGATCTTCCTTGACGATACCGATCCGGTTTCTTCCCCGATGAAAGCCAAGGGGGTCGGCGAGCTGGGGCTGTGCGGCGTCAGCGCCGCCATTGCCAATGCGATCTACAACGCCACCGGCGTGCGGGTACGTGACTACCCTATTACGCTCGACAAGCTGCTGAACGGCCTACCGGAAGCGATATAGGAGAGAGACGTGCTGCCACACCTGGCTCCATCACAACCGGTTTTCCCAGTAACCGAGAGCGAATCCGCTGCGACGCCGCAGCGGGCGTTCTTAACCGACGACAACGTGGCGGTGCTGCGCTTCGCGGCGCAGGCGCTGGCCTCCGGCATGGCGGCAGCGCTGATCGTCCTGACGGAAATCCGCGGCGGCGCGGCGCGTCCCCTCGGGGCGCAGATGGCCGTTCGTGAGGACGGTCTCTACTGCGGCTTCGTCTCCGGCGGCTGCGTTGAAGCTGCCGCGGCATGGGAGGGGCTGGAGGCGATTAAATCCGGGGCGGATCGCACGATCATCTACGGAGAGGGATCGCCCTGGTTTGATATTGTCCTGCCCTGCGGGGGCGGGATCACGCTCAGCATTCACCCGCTCCGCTCGGCGCGTCCTCTGCTGGCGGTGCTGTCGGCGCTGGAACGACGTCATGCACCGGCGCTGCGCTACGGGCCCCGCACCCAGACGCTGGACGTTGACGCGTCTGATAAGGAGACCGGCTGGCAAGAGGAGGAGTTTGTTATCCGCTACCGCCCTGCGACGCGGGTGATTATCTTTGGCCGCTCCGTTGAGGCCGAGATGACGGCGAAGCTCGCCGAGGCGGCAGGATACGATGTTCACATCGACGACGGCTCCCGGCTGCGGACCCTGTCTGGCCTGATCGATGCCCATACGGCAGTGATCTTTCTCTGGCACGATCTCGATCGGGAGCTGCCTCTGCTGAGTACCGCCCTCGCCGCCGCGCCCTTTTACATCGGCGCGCTGGGCAGTCGACGCACGCATGAAAAACGGATCCGCGCCTTGACCGAGCGCGGGTTTCATCCCGACGAGATTGCGCGGATCAAAGCGCCAATCGGCATCTTTCCCCAGGCACGAGATGCCAGCTCACTGGCGCTATCGGTACTGGCAGACGTGGCCGCAGCTTGTGGCAGAAGGTCGTCGTAATGTCTGCGCTACCCGCGGTACCTACTCTGCCCGTAGTGATTGTGCTGGCGGCTGGCCGGGGCGAGCGGTTTCGCGCGTCGGGTGGCGCAGCCCACAAGCTTGATACGCTGCTCGACGGCAAAGCGGTGCTCTCTCACACCCTTGAGGCGGTCCACGCTTCTGGTCTGGCGTGGCACCTTGTCCGGCCCGAGGGCGGCACCGGCGGCATGGGGGAGTCTATCGCGATAGGCGTGCGGGCCACGGCTGAGGCCGCAGGCTGGCTGATCCTGCCCGGCGATCTGCCCCTTGTTCAGGCCACAACTCTCCGGCGTGTTGCAGAGGCGCTGACGGAACAGGTCATTGTTGTGCCCCGCTTTCACCAGCAGCAGGGCCACCCGGTGGGATTCGGGCGCAACTACGTTGATGCGTTGGCTTCGCTGCGGGGCGACGTGGGTGCCGCAGCCATTGTGCGAAAGGCAAGAGCCTGCGGTAATGTTCAGGATCTGCCCGTTGCAGACGACGGTATTGTGCGCGATGTGGATACGCGTGCCGATCTTGATCTGGCACAAGACCTGCTGCGTGCACGGCGGTTACAAATACCTCCCCCTACCCAATGACGCGAGCAAAAATCACGTTAATAAGAATATATGCACCTAAACATCATATTTAACAATCTCTCCCCATCAGAAGGCGATTGAATTGTTATAAACTCAATGTAGAATCATCAGACTATGCTTAAGCTGAATTAATCTTTAATTGTCAGCGGCGGTCGGGTTTAATCATTTTTTCAGGGAAAGGTATAATGAAATTGCGAGGCCTGTTACTTCTTCTTATGGTCACTGTGGTTGTCGGCTGTAAAGCGCCACCGCCGAAGATGACGGACGATACGCTGGTGACCAGTCAGGTCAATGGCGTCACGCTTACGCACCGCTATGCGGTCTCGCCACCCTCTACCTTTACGCCCGTCAACGAGGCCTACCGGGCGCTCTATCCCGGCTCCATTCTCAGCACCCCTACCTACGGCGGTAAAGTTCTCGGCCAGCTGAAAAACGGTGAAACCTATACCGTCCTCGGCGAGGTGGATAACGCCTGGCTGGCCATCGCCGAACAGGATAACGAGCAGCTGATTGGCTACGTGCCGCCGCGTGCGATGGTAAAAAGCGCCCTCTACGAGCAGACGCTGAAAAACGATCGCCGCCGTCCTAAGCGCGCCGCGAAAAAAGCGACCTGCGTGGCGGTGGATGACGGCAGCAAGGCATGCCAAAAAGGCGATAGCGGCACCTGGATTATTGATTAATTACTCTGGCTAACAAGGAATTTTATGAAAGTCTGGCTTTCGGGTTTGGCATTGCTTTTAGCATCCACAACCGTGTCGGCAGGGAATTATCGTATTGCCCAATCCCCCTCTCAGAAGCTGGATGTCTGGATAGACAACGTTAACGATAAATCGCCGCAAAGCTGGTGTTCCGCAAAATTACCGCTGCGCATTGTTGCCAGCGGTGACAAAGCGCCCTCGATTCTTACCAGCTTTATGCCGCGCCTCGGCGCGCTGCTGGAGAACCAGTGCAGCACCATCGGCCAGGTCAACTGGCGGATGGTCGATCCTGAAGGTGAACTGCTCGCCGAAGGCATCGCCACCAAAGAGAGTGAATGGGCGGTTGTCATTACGCCGCGCGCGGCACAGTCTACTGCCAACGCAGCGTTGGCGCAGCAGCCCTCCCCGACGGCCGACCGCACACCATGGCTTGAATTTACCCTGCAGGATGGCTGCCATCTGCGCACCTTCTGGCAGGGTGACGCCAACGCCTCGGCGCTGTTTATCCCTGCGAAAGCCAACGGCAAGTGCGAGCGCGGCGGCTGGCTTAACGGCCGCAGCGAGGTGATCCAGCAGGGTAAGAAGGGTGAAAAGCGCTCGGTGATGACCTTCGTGCACGGTTTCCCGGTCAGCGGCCTGAGCGATAAAGCCAACGCCGACAGCCTGCTGATCACCAGCGTCAATAATGAACGCATGGTGGTGAGCAATAGCCAGGCTCCCCAAAGCTGGCTGATTATGCCCTACGACCCGCAGCTCAACGGCTGGAAAAACAGCGGCACGGTGGCGGTAGAGGTATCGCGGGATCAGGCGCTGGACGACACCCGTCTGCGAACCCGGCTCACCGAGGTACGTAAAGTGTGGTCCGCCTTTCTGACGCCGGGCACCAGCCTGACGCTGCTGCTGATCGATAATCTACATCCGCAGCTGCGGGATCCGGCAGCCGGAGCCTGGCGCACGCAAAAGTGATCCTGAAATACCTATTCTGAATAGCCGTCAGTTTTGAACAGAGATCCGCATATAATGACAGACAGCGAGAACAATCCGAGCACACCCGACGCGTTGCCGCCGGGTTTTCGTTTCGATGAGCTAGAGATCCAGGACGTTATTCAAACCAGCCACACCCATATTCTCTATCACGCCCTTGACCGCGAACTTGAGCGTCCGGTCACCGTCAGGGAGTATATGCCCCGCGCGCTGAGCCTGCGTGGCGAAGAGATGCGTCTGGTACTGCGGAGCAAACAGGACAGCGCTGCCTTTGCCGCTGGCCTGAACGCTTTTGTCCAACAGGCCCGCCAGCTGGCACGCTTTACCCATCCTAACCTGATGCTGGTCCTGCGCTTTTGGCAGCATAACGATACCGCCTATATCCTGACGCCGCGCTATGACGGCATCACCCTGGCGGAGCTGCATCAGCAGCAGCCGGACGTTATTAATGAAGCCTGGATTTTACAGCGGTTGCCCATGCTGTGCAGCGCGCTGGCCACTCTGCACCATGCGGGCGAGCTGCACCGCAATATTTCCCTCAAAAGTATTCAGATTGAGGAGAGCGGCCAGCCCCTGCTCCTTGACGTTGCCGTCGCGCCTGCCACCACGGGCGAACTTAGCGACACCAGCAAGCGGTTACTTAATCCTGGCTTTACGCCTCTTGAACAGTACGCGGACGCCAGTGAGAACCTTCTCGGGCCGTGGACGGACATCTATGCGCTGGGGGCGGTGCTCTATACGTTGATTACCGGCTCTACGCCGCCCGCCAGCGTTGCGCGCAGCATTCAGGAGAGCTGCGCCCCGCTGGCAGAGAACCCACCGCCGGGCTACTCCCCTGCGCTGCTGCAGGCGGTCGATCGCGCCCTGGCGCTGAAGCCAGAGGATCGTCCCCAGAGCATCGCGGAGTTTGCCGCCCTGGCCGGGATTACCGTAGGCGACACCGGGCAGCTTCCGGCGGTGAAAAAAACCGGCACCATGCTGGTTCCCGTGGAGGAGCCACCCTCCTCCGCCGCTTCTCTGTGGCGGCGTGTTAAAACCCCGGCACAGATTGCGGCTGGCGTGCTAGTCGGCATTATTGCGGGCGCGCTGATCTTTGGTTCGACGCATAGCGATACGGAGACGGCGGCGGCTGCCTCCTCGGCTCAGTCCGTAGCGGCCCCGGAGGCGAAGGTAGCCAGCGCGCCCGCCAGCGGCCCCATCGCCCGGATCTACATTCGCATGAGCGATGCCGACAGGCTGCAGGTGAACGGCAAGCCGCAGGAGATCGCACCCGCACCCAGCGGTTTTGCCTATCTCCAGCTGCCTGCGGGCAAGTATGAGTTTACCCTGCAGAACGGCAGCCAGCGCCGCAGCGAAACGCTGACGGTGGTTACACCGGGTACCTGGCTCATCAATCCCCAGGGTTAAAGGCGTGGTGGTGCCCTGCTCACGCGGGGCTTTTTTTAGCAAAAAATGTTTGTAAGGACGCAAATTTTTACTTCTGGTACTCCGGGCGTCGGATATTCGTCTACTGTTTTCAAAGGTTGATTACAGCGGGACGCTGTTCATTGCTAAGGAGAATAATAGATGAGAAGACATTTATCGCGCCGACCCCAGACGCTGTTTTTTGCCATGCAGCTGGCGCTAGGGGGCGCGTTTCTCGCGTTGACTTCCGCACAGGCGCTGGCCGCCGAGACTGAGAGCCAAACCCCGATCCAGTCCCCGGACATCCTGCTGGGCCCGCTGTTTGCCGATGTGCAGACTGCTAAACTCTTTCCCGATCAGAAAACCTTCGCCGACGCCGTGCCGAAAAGCGATCCCTACATGATCCTGGCCGACTACCGGATGCAGCGTAACCAGTCCGGCTTCGACCTGCGCCACTTTGTTGAGATGAACTTTACCCTGCCCGCTAAGAACGAGAAGTACGTTCCGCCTGCCGGACAAACGCTGCGCCAGCACATTGACGGCCTGTGGACGGTACTGACCCGTACCACCGATCGCACAGACAAGTGGGATTCACTCCTGCCGCTGCCTGAGCCCTACGTAGTGCCAGGCGGCCGCTTCCGCGAGATCTACTACTGGGATAGCTACTTCACCATGCTCGGCCTGGCCGAGAGCGGCCACTGGGATAAAGTGGAAGATATGGTGGCAAACTTCGCCCACGAAATCGATGCCTGGGGCCATATCCCTAACGGCAACCGCACCTACTATCTCAGCCGCTCTCAGCCGCCGTTCTTTGCCTTTATGGTGGAACTGCTGGCAAGCCACAAAGGCGACGAGGCGCTGAAAACCTACCGCCCGCAGCTGGAGAAAGAGTATAGCTACTGGATGGAGGGAGCAGACACGTTGCAGCCAGGCCAGGCCAACAAGCGCGTGGTGAAGCTGGAGGATGGCTCTGTTCTCAACCGCTACTGGGACGATCGCGATACGCCGCGTCCTGAATCCTGGCTTGATGACGTGACTACCGCGAAGAATAATCCAAACCGTCCGGCGACGGAGATCTATCGCGATCTGCGCTCTGCCGCCGCATCTGGCTGGGACTTCAGCTCGCGCTGGATGGACGATCCTAACCAGCTCGGCAGCATCCGCACCACCAGCATCGTGCCGGTGGACCTTAACGCCCTGATGTTCAAGATGGAAAAAGTGCTGGCCCGCGCCAGCCAGGCCGCCGGGGACAGCGCCAAATCGAGCCAGTATGACGCCATGGCCACCGCCCGACAGAAGGGGATGGAGGCTAACCTGTGGAACGACAAAGAGGGCTGGTATGCGGATTACGATCTGAAGACCAAAAAAGTACGTAGCCCGCTGACGGCGGCGGCACTCTTCCCGCTGTACGTCAACGCGGCGGCGAAGGATCGTGCTGCCAAGGTTGCGGCCGCTACCCAGGCTCACCTGCTGAAGCCCGGCGGCATCGCCACCACCACGGTCAACAGCGGCCAGCAGTGGGACGCGCCTAATGGCTGGGCACCGTTGCAGTGGGTCGCCACCACCGGTCTACAAAACTACGATCAGGATAAGCTGGCGATGGATGTCACCTGGCGTTTCCTTTCCAACGTCCAGCACACCTACGATCGCGAACAAAAGCTGGTTGAGAAGTATGACGTTAGCAGCACTGGCACCGGCGGTGGCGGCGGCGAATATCCGCTACAGGATGGCTTCGGCTGGACTAACGGCGTTACGCTGATGATGCTGGATCTGGTCTGTCCGAAGGCTCAGCCGTGCGACAGCGTGCCGAAAGCACAGCCTGCGGCGACAGCCTCTTCTACGCCATCAAACTCTACTCCATCTACTACGCAGCAGCCTGCTCCGCAGAGCGCGCCTGAAGCACAGAAAGTGGCGCAGTAAACCTCTCCCCGCCCCGCTACCAAATCTGGTAGCGGGGCGGACTCATCCCCCGTAAAAAGCTTGTATACGCAAATATAAACAATAATAATTCGCGTTCCGCTTATGAGAGTATGGATTGCGAATGAAAACAACATTAAAACGCTCTGTTTGGTTTTGCGCGTTGGGCATTGCCCTTCCTCATGCCGTTCTGGCTGAAGATACCGTCGTCGTTAGCGCTACCGCACCGCAGTCAGCCACGGCGCCGACCGAGGGTTACACGGTGCAGAGTACCCGCGGTGCAACCAAAACCGATCAGCCGCTGATTGTTACCGGTCAGTCGGTATCGGTGGTCACCCGTCAGCAGATGGAAGATCAGGGCGTGATGAACGTCAACCAGGCGCTGAGCTATACCCCGGGCGTCAATTCCAACTTTGGCGGTGGCGCAACGCGCTTTGACACCGTCTCGCTACGCGGCTTCCACGGCGGCGACGTGGATAACATTTTCCTCGACGGCATGCGCCTGATGAGCGACGGCGGGAGCCACAGCGTATTGCAGATCGACCCGTGGTTTATCGAACGCATCGACGTGGTGAAGGGTCCCTCTTCGGCGCTGTATGGCCAGAGCGTCCCCGGTGGGCTGGTCAACCTGACCTCGAAGCGCCCGCAGTTTAAGTCCGAGGGCCACTTCCGACTCTCTGGCGGCACGCAGAATACCAAGGGCGGCGCGTTTGATTACACCGACGCCATTAACGACCAGTGGGCATTTCGTCTGACCGGGATGACCCGCAGCAGCGACACCCAGTATGACAATACCCGCGAAGAGCGCTACGCCATCTCGCCGTCCCTGCTCTGGCAGCCGGACTCAGATACCAGCCTGCTGCTCCGCGCCTATCTGCAAAAAGATCCCTCCGGGGGCTACCACGGCTCGCTGCCGATGGACGGCGCGCGTTTTGACCACAACGGCAAGCGGCTGGCGAACAGCACCAACGAGGGCGAGAGCGGGGACGGCTATCGCCGTCGCGAGCAGCTCTATAGCGTAGAGTTTGATCACCAGTTTAACGACGTCTGGTCAGTACACTCCAGCGGCAGCTATACCCACGCCAACGTTGCCCTCGATCAGGTCTACCAGACCGGCTGGATCGCTAACTCAGACGATCTGGCACGAGGCTACAGCGGCTCGCGCGGCTCTCTTGACGCCTGGTCAACCGATAACCGCCTGCAGGCCGACTTTGCCACCGGCGAGGTAACGCATACCGTAATCCTCGGCGGGGAGTATCACCGCTACCGCAACGATCTCTGGACTGGCGCAGGCTCTGCCGCCCCGCTTAACCCGTTCACCGGCTATACGCCGCAGCACGGTTACACTGTCACCTATAGCGATGACAATAATCGCCGCTATTATCAGGCGGGTGCCTATCTGCAGGATGAGATGGAGTGGAACCGCTGGCATCTGGATCTCTCTGGACGCTACGACCGTATCGTCTCCGAGCAGGCCAGCGACACCTTTGGCACGGATAGCCGCCGCTCTGATGACCACGTCAGCAGCCGCGCCTCACTGCTTTACGCATTCGAAAACGGCCTCTCGCCCTACCTGAGCTACAGCCAGGCGATCACGCCGGCCTCGCTGCCGGGTGCAGACGGTAAGTTGCTGAAGCCGACCACCGCCGAGCAGTATGAGGCTGGCCTCAAGTTTCAGCCGCCGGGCACATCGGATATCTACAGCATTGCTCTCTACGACCTGACGCAGAAAGATGTGGCAACCCGCGATATCAATATCGCCACCGCCACCTACCTGCCCGCCGGGAAGGTGCACTCCCAGGGCGTGGAGATTGAAGCGCGCAATCAGCTGACGTCGCGTCTGAGCACAATTGCTGGCTATACGTGGAATCATCTGCGCTTCGAGGATTCGCTGGACGGCAACGAGTCTAATACGCCGCAGCTCACCCCAGACCAGATGGCCTCGCTATGGGCGCACTATCAGTTTGATTACGGGTTAAGCGTGGGCGCAGGTGTGCGCTACATCGGCAAACAGTATGCCGATGATGCTAATACGGCACGGCTGCCGTCGGTCACGCTATTTGATGCTTCGGTCAGAGCCGATCTCGGCGCATGGTCGCCGCAGTTGAA
Above is a genomic segment from Enterobacter sp. C2 containing:
- the paoA gene encoding aldehyde dehydrogenase iron-sulfur subunit PaoA, encoding MSNQSNEADRGPYDFSVTRRVLIKASAASAAAAAISPSVAIGAGESPVTPPPETMPVSFKVNGEVHQLELDTRTTLLDALREHLHLTGSKKGCDHGQCGACTVIVDGRRINSCLTLAVMHQDAEITTIEGLGTPDNLHPMQAAFVKHDGFQCGYCTPGQICSSVAVLKEIEAGIPSHVTVDLVSSPQATPDEIRERMSGNICRCGAYSNILAAIDDVAGGLKS
- a CDS encoding xanthine dehydrogenase family protein subunit M, producing MKAFTYERVNTPAEAAASAGRTPHAKFIAGGTNLLDLMKLEIEAPLHLIDINSLALDKIEQTSEGGLRIGALVRNTDLAADERVRRDYAVLSRALLAGASGQLRNQATTAGNLLQRTRCPYFYDTNQPCNKRLPGSGCAALEGFSRQHAVVGTSKACIATHPSDMAVAMRLLDAVVETVRPDGQTRAIPIAQFYRAPGTTPHIETDLAPGELITAVTLPAPVGGSHIYRKVRDRASYAFALVSVAAIVQQDGSGRIALGGVAHQPWRRDDADAAVAQGAQAVYDRLFAEAQPTHENAFKLTLAKRTIASVLAEARA
- the paoC gene encoding aldehyde oxidoreductase molybdenum-binding subunit PaoC yields the protein MKFDNPATENPIDQMKVVGRPHDRIDGPLKTTGTAHYAYEWHDKVPNAAYGYVLGAGIAKGRINNIDIQAARSAPGVLAVVTADNAGKLGKGEKNTAILLGGPEIQHYHQAIAVVVAETFEQARAAASLIEVDYQRDRGEYDLAEVKPSVTAPQKDQPDSVTGDFTTAFASSPVKLDATYTTPDQSHMAMEPHASMAVWEGDKLTVWTSNQMIDWCRSDLALTLNMPKENIRVLSPYIGGGFGGKLFLRSDALLAALGARAAKRPVKVMLSRPLIPNNTTHRPATIQQVRIGTDEAGHITAIAHESWSGNLPEGEPETAVQQTNFLYAGANRHTGLRLAELDLPEGNAMRAPGEAPGMMVLEIAIDEIAEKAGVDPVEFRILNDTQVDPTNPDRPFSRRQLVECLRTGAQHFGWQQRNPTPRQIRDGRWLVGMGVAAGFRNNLVMTSGARVHLDAEGTLTVETDMTDIGTGSYTIIAQTAAEMLGLPLEKVVVQLGDSTFPVSAGSGGQWGANSSTAGVYAACVKLREAVANKLGFDPQNAVFADGNVSADGRSAPLTDAAAAGTLSAEDTIEFGDLQEKYQQSTFAGHFVEVGVDIATGEVRVRRMLAVCAAGRILNPKTARSQVIGAMTMGLGAALMEELAVDTRLGYFVNHDLAAYEVPVHADIPVQEVIFLDDTDPVSSPMKAKGVGELGLCGVSAAIANAIYNATGVRVRDYPITLDKLLNGLPEAI
- a CDS encoding XdhC family protein, whose protein sequence is MAPSQPVFPVTESESAATPQRAFLTDDNVAVLRFAAQALASGMAAALIVLTEIRGGAARPLGAQMAVREDGLYCGFVSGGCVEAAAAWEGLEAIKSGADRTIIYGEGSPWFDIVLPCGGGITLSIHPLRSARPLLAVLSALERRHAPALRYGPRTQTLDVDASDKETGWQEEEFVIRYRPATRVIIFGRSVEAEMTAKLAEAAGYDVHIDDGSRLRTLSGLIDAHTAVIFLWHDLDRELPLLSTALAAAPFYIGALGSRRTHEKRIRALTERGFHPDEIARIKAPIGIFPQARDASSLALSVLADVAAACGRRSS
- a CDS encoding nucleotidyltransferase family protein — encoded protein: MSALPAVPTLPVVIVLAAGRGERFRASGGAAHKLDTLLDGKAVLSHTLEAVHASGLAWHLVRPEGGTGGMGESIAIGVRATAEAAGWLILPGDLPLVQATTLRRVAEALTEQVIVVPRFHQQQGHPVGFGRNYVDALASLRGDVGAAAIVRKARACGNVQDLPVADDGIVRDVDTRADLDLAQDLLRARRLQIPPPTQ
- a CDS encoding SH3 domain-containing protein, with translation MKLRGLLLLLMVTVVVGCKAPPPKMTDDTLVTSQVNGVTLTHRYAVSPPSTFTPVNEAYRALYPGSILSTPTYGGKVLGQLKNGETYTVLGEVDNAWLAIAEQDNEQLIGYVPPRAMVKSALYEQTLKNDRRRPKRAAKKATCVAVDDGSKACQKGDSGTWIID
- a CDS encoding protein kinase translates to MTDSENNPSTPDALPPGFRFDELEIQDVIQTSHTHILYHALDRELERPVTVREYMPRALSLRGEEMRLVLRSKQDSAAFAAGLNAFVQQARQLARFTHPNLMLVLRFWQHNDTAYILTPRYDGITLAELHQQQPDVINEAWILQRLPMLCSALATLHHAGELHRNISLKSIQIEESGQPLLLDVAVAPATTGELSDTSKRLLNPGFTPLEQYADASENLLGPWTDIYALGAVLYTLITGSTPPASVARSIQESCAPLAENPPPGYSPALLQAVDRALALKPEDRPQSIAEFAALAGITVGDTGQLPAVKKTGTMLVPVEEPPSSAASLWRRVKTPAQIAAGVLVGIIAGALIFGSTHSDTETAAAASSAQSVAAPEAKVASAPASGPIARIYIRMSDADRLQVNGKPQEIAPAPSGFAYLQLPAGKYEFTLQNGSQRRSETLTVVTPGTWLINPQG